A single window of Synechococcus sp. C9 DNA harbors:
- the efp gene encoding elongation factor P, translating to MISSNDFRPGVTIELDGSIWRVVEFLHVKPGKGSAFVRTKLKNVQTGASLERTFRAGEMVPQAILEKRTMQHTYKEGDQYIFMDMETYEERRCSPKEVGDRAKYLKEEMEVSIVTWNDQILEIELPNTVVLTVIETDPGVRGDTATGGTKPAILETGAQIQVPLFINTGERIRVDTRTDSYLGRE from the coding sequence ATGATTTCCAGCAACGATTTTCGACCCGGTGTCACCATTGAACTCGACGGCAGTATCTGGCGGGTGGTGGAGTTTTTACACGTCAAACCCGGGAAGGGGTCAGCCTTTGTGCGTACCAAACTCAAAAATGTGCAAACGGGAGCGTCCCTCGAACGTACCTTCCGGGCGGGGGAAATGGTGCCCCAGGCGATTTTGGAAAAACGCACCATGCAACACACCTACAAAGAGGGTGACCAGTACATTTTCATGGATATGGAAACCTACGAAGAACGCCGGTGTTCGCCAAAGGAAGTGGGGGACCGGGCGAAATATTTGAAAGAAGAAATGGAAGTCAGCATCGTCACCTGGAATGACCAAATCCTGGAAATTGAACTGCCCAATACGGTGGTGTTGACCGTCATTGAAACTGACCCCGGCGTGCGGGGGGATACGGCGACCGGCGGCACCAAACCCGCCATCCTGGAAACCGGTGCCCAAATTCAAGTCCCCCTATTCATCAACACCGGCGAACGCATCCGGGTGGATACCCGCACCGATAGCTATTTGGGACGGGAATAG
- the accB gene encoding acetyl-CoA carboxylase biotin carboxyl carrier protein, translating into MELTFQQLQELLLVLQQTSITTFHLKSDAFELTLEQGQTGVISAVSPSVTPVVALGERPTPEAKETKKGIEVTSMMVGTFYAAPAPGEPPFVQVGDRVQAGQTLGIVEAMKTMNEIEAPASGEIIEIGVENGQPIEFGQVLMRLRPE; encoded by the coding sequence GTGGAATTAACCTTCCAACAACTCCAGGAATTGCTCCTGGTGCTCCAGCAGACGAGCATTACTACGTTTCACTTAAAAAGTGATGCTTTTGAACTGACATTAGAGCAAGGGCAAACGGGGGTCATATCAGCGGTCAGCCCGTCTGTAACCCCGGTGGTTGCCCTCGGCGAAAGACCCACCCCAGAAGCCAAGGAAACCAAAAAAGGCATCGAAGTCACCTCCATGATGGTGGGCACCTTTTATGCGGCACCGGCACCGGGCGAACCCCCCTTTGTGCAGGTAGGGGACCGGGTACAGGCAGGACAAACCCTGGGCATTGTGGAAGCGATGAAAACCATGAACGAAATCGAGGCACCCGCCAGCGGGGAAATCATCGAAATTGGGGTGGAAAATGGTCAACCCATCGAGTTTGGGCAGGTGTTGATGCGTCTGCGCCCGGAGTAG
- a CDS encoding 4'-phosphopantetheinyl transferase superfamily protein, producing MDGDIISNFIPIPINDSEINLYRVETGNLTCAFIQELSKALTPEDWGIINRLSQPKTQERLILSRGLLRVLLSHFLGIKPTKLQFKTNPWGKPYLANYALQFNVSHSGSALVFALGDGYSVGVDVEQMRPLQCPDRLIQRYGSPGEQTHWQTLTPQARERYFLQLWVAKEAYSKALGTGLTGMLGEFANLHTLHQHRIAPPGGWLAHLRHFRIGQDYLGAVCWGATPGADASTPAQTRWVDHFPPQFR from the coding sequence ATGGATGGCGATATAATTTCTAATTTTATTCCCATTCCCATCAACGACTCTGAAATTAATTTATACCGGGTGGAAACGGGGAATTTAACTTGTGCATTTATTCAAGAATTGAGTAAAGCGTTAACCCCTGAGGATTGGGGGATAATTAATCGTTTATCCCAGCCCAAAACCCAAGAGCGATTGATTTTAAGCCGGGGATTATTGCGGGTATTATTAAGCCATTTTTTAGGAATTAAACCCACAAAACTTCAGTTCAAAACTAATCCCTGGGGTAAGCCATATCTGGCGAATTATGCTTTGCAATTTAACGTAAGCCACAGTGGTTCTGCCCTGGTATTTGCCCTGGGTGATGGTTACTCGGTGGGGGTAGATGTGGAGCAGATGCGCCCGTTGCAATGCCCTGATCGCCTGATCCAACGCTATGGCAGTCCTGGGGAACAAACCCACTGGCAAACCCTCACGCCCCAGGCACGGGAACGGTATTTTTTGCAACTGTGGGTCGCTAAGGAAGCCTACAGCAAAGCCTTGGGAACGGGTCTAACGGGGATGTTGGGGGAATTCGCCAACCTGCACACCCTGCACCAGCACCGCATTGCCCCACCGGGGGGGTGGCTTGCCCATCTGAGGCATTTTCGCATCGGGCAGGACTACCTGGGAGCCGTGTGTTGGGGGGCTACTCCGGGCGCAGACGCATCAACACCTGCCCAAACTCGATGGGTTGACCATTTTCCACCCCAATTTCGATGA
- a CDS encoding carotenoid oxygenase family protein, with product MVVAPSYPWQKAIFTTAVEFGSEPLTVLTGAIPASLRGTFYRNGPGRLQRGNQRVGHWFDGDGAILAVHFQDGSAQGLLRYVQTAGYQAEERAGRYLFPNYGMTTPGPLWERLFGKNVKNCANTSILPLADRLLALWEGGAPHQLDRQSLQTLGLDTLGNLTPTTPYSAHPKRDPQTGEIYNFGVSLGRHATLHLYRSAPNGVIKKRVDVALEGLPLIHDFVMAGRYLVFMIPPVRLNILPLMFNLKSYSEALEWQPDLGTKLLIFDRENLEIVQQAEAPAWFQWHFANGCEISPNLIRCQLVRYADFATNEYLREVSTGDPVTEAPGHLWEMELNIKTGHLVRETQLTERDCEFPVVPDTHVGQSWRYTYCSMKRAGANVVKEIDSVMGCYDQQTQTWQEFDCGVGYYCMEPVYVSEGDYLLNLIFNSHQEQSELWIFPAAQFTDGPCCQLRLPAIVPFGFHGKWAQD from the coding sequence ATGGTTGTCGCCCCAAGTTACCCCTGGCAGAAAGCGATTTTCACCACCGCTGTTGAATTTGGCTCGGAGCCGTTGACGGTGCTGACAGGTGCCATCCCTGCGAGTTTGCGGGGTACGTTTTACCGGAATGGACCTGGGCGTTTGCAACGGGGCAATCAGCGGGTCGGGCATTGGTTTGATGGGGATGGGGCAATTTTAGCAGTACATTTTCAGGACGGAAGTGCCCAGGGACTTCTGCGCTATGTACAAACGGCAGGCTATCAGGCGGAAGAGCGGGCAGGGCGGTATCTGTTTCCCAACTACGGGATGACCACACCGGGGCCTCTGTGGGAGCGGCTGTTTGGTAAAAATGTAAAAAACTGCGCCAATACCTCGATTTTGCCCTTGGCGGATCGACTGCTCGCCCTGTGGGAGGGAGGGGCACCCCACCAGTTAGACCGGCAATCTTTGCAGACTTTGGGTTTAGATACCTTGGGGAATTTGACCCCGACCACCCCCTATTCTGCCCACCCCAAGCGGGACCCGCAAACGGGAGAAATTTATAATTTTGGCGTGAGTTTGGGTCGTCATGCCACCTTACATCTCTATCGCAGTGCCCCCAATGGGGTGATTAAAAAACGGGTGGATGTGGCGTTGGAGGGATTGCCCTTAATCCATGATTTTGTGATGGCGGGTCGGTATTTGGTATTTATGATTCCGCCGGTACGATTGAATATTTTACCCCTGATGTTTAACTTAAAAAGTTACAGCGAAGCCCTGGAATGGCAACCGGATTTAGGTACAAAACTGTTAATCTTTGACCGGGAGAATTTGGAAATTGTTCAACAAGCTGAGGCACCCGCCTGGTTTCAATGGCACTTTGCCAATGGCTGTGAGATTAGCCCAAATTTAATCCGTTGCCAACTGGTGCGTTATGCGGATTTTGCTACGAATGAATACCTGCGGGAAGTGAGTACTGGTGACCCCGTCACGGAAGCCCCAGGGCATTTGTGGGAAATGGAATTGAATATAAAAACAGGACATTTGGTGCGAGAAACACAACTCACGGAACGGGACTGCGAATTTCCGGTAGTTCCTGATACCCACGTGGGGCAATCCTGGCGTTATACCTACTGTTCGATGAAGCGGGCGGGAGCCAATGTAGTTAAGGAAATTGATAGTGTCATGGGTTGCTACGACCAACAGACCCAAACCTGGCAAGAATTTGATTGTGGGGTGGGGTATTACTGTATGGAACCGGTGTATGTTTCCGAGGGGGATTATTTGCTCAATTTAATTTTTAATAGTCATCAAGAACAGAGCGAATTATGGATATTTCCGGCGGCACAATTCACCGATGGTCCCTGTTGCCAACTGCGCTTACCTGCAATTGTTCCCTTTGGTTTTCACGGCAAATGGGCGCAGGACTAA
- a CDS encoding glycosyltransferase: MSDCHQEPKNLKICFLGGARYTYPLSVTYQKKFTLLKNLGALFVIGFSVDWRPRFFHQSANFYLLANLPIPLLRYIQFYAIAPIILLWLVIRHKIHIVITQSPYEALAAVWVKNLVKWWGYSLSLVVESHGDFENYLFLQRRVLLANLYKKLMQSVAYTTLNQADVLRSISHAVQAQLKRYAPDTPIVEFMAWTDISSFWSAGSQVTAKQLTVVYVGVLIPRKGLTHLITAFAQVVGRVPASELHIIGRPENPDYFQFLKQQVTEQGLSEKVIFLPEMPQQELCYKVAQSTVLVLPSLSEGLGRVLIEAMAATTPVIGTTVGGIPDIIQDGLTGFLVPPGDENALAEKMIYLLENPDEVVAMGQRGREFVQSYFSPEIYYEGYQKICQLCMQSQS, translated from the coding sequence ATGAGCGATTGCCACCAAGAGCCAAAAAACCTCAAAATCTGCTTCCTCGGCGGTGCCCGTTATACCTATCCGTTGAGTGTTACCTATCAAAAAAAATTTACTTTACTCAAAAATTTAGGCGCATTATTTGTCATCGGATTTTCTGTAGATTGGCGACCCCGTTTTTTTCACCAGTCCGCTAATTTTTATCTGTTAGCGAATTTACCTATTCCCCTATTACGATATATTCAGTTTTATGCGATTGCTCCTATCATTTTACTCTGGTTGGTTATCCGCCATAAAATTCACATTGTTATTACCCAAAGTCCCTACGAAGCCCTAGCGGCAGTCTGGGTAAAAAATTTAGTTAAATGGTGGGGTTATTCCCTATCCTTAGTGGTAGAAAGTCATGGGGATTTTGAAAACTACTTATTTCTCCAACGGCGGGTTTTACTGGCGAATTTATACAAAAAACTTATGCAAAGTGTTGCCTATACTACCCTTAACCAAGCCGATGTTCTACGTTCGATTTCCCATGCGGTGCAAGCACAATTAAAACGATATGCCCCCGATACACCAATCGTCGAGTTTATGGCTTGGACAGATATAAGTTCCTTTTGGTCAGCGGGTTCCCAGGTGACAGCGAAACAATTAACCGTTGTGTATGTGGGGGTTTTAATTCCCCGCAAGGGATTAACCCATCTAATTACAGCGTTTGCTCAAGTGGTGGGTAGGGTGCCAGCAAGTGAATTACACATCATTGGTCGCCCGGAAAATCCCGATTATTTCCAATTCCTCAAACAGCAAGTTACAGAACAAGGGTTATCAGAAAAGGTGATTTTTTTACCGGAAATGCCGCAACAGGAACTCTGCTATAAAGTTGCCCAAAGTACGGTTTTAGTGCTTCCTTCCCTCTCAGAGGGTTTAGGACGGGTTTTGATTGAAGCGATGGCGGCAACTACCCCTGTAATTGGCACTACTGTTGGCGGTATCCCTGATATTATCCAAGACGGTCTAACGGGATTTTTGGTACCCCCTGGGGATGAAAATGCTCTAGCAGAAAAAATGATTTATTTGCTAGAAAATCCTGATGAAGTAGTGGCAATGGGTCAACGGGGACGGGAGTTTGTCCAAAGTTATTTCAGCCCAGAAATTTATTATGAGGGTTACCAAAAGATTTGCCAGTTATGTATGCAATCTCAATCGTAG
- a CDS encoding glycosyltransferase family 4 protein has translation MMNLLVFNLATDDHDPILGFTTLWLNKLAEKASTIHVITMRSGALKLRENITVYSLGKEWGYSEPRRAIRFYRFLYHILRSQSIDLCFSHMTPIFTNLAAPILKILGIPIVTWYAHPSLTNNLKLAHHFSTRMVTSIPTAYPYRSDKLVVVGQGIDTDLFAPLNNGFIDNTTAHDLSDQCSLILAVGRLSPVKDYGTLISAVGHLISQTSQPIKLLIVGNPTNAQDEIYVQSLYTQVQQLNLASVVTFQPAVSMYELPEIYRCCTVYVNLTPTGFGDKVALEAMACGKVCLAANTGFRETLGIYAEQLLFTHANPQDLAQKLTAILSLGDKQRQIMGDYLRQQIIKYHSLDRLIQNLLQLFQQLTHA, from the coding sequence ATGATGAATCTTTTAGTATTTAACTTGGCGACCGATGACCATGACCCGATTCTGGGGTTTACAACACTTTGGTTAAATAAACTGGCTGAAAAGGCATCAACGATTCATGTAATTACCATGCGTTCCGGGGCATTAAAATTGCGGGAGAATATCACGGTCTATTCCCTAGGCAAGGAATGGGGCTATAGTGAACCCCGGCGAGCGATACGTTTTTACAGATTTTTATATCACATTCTGCGTTCTCAATCCATTGATTTATGTTTTTCACACATGACCCCAATTTTTACCAATTTAGCCGCCCCTATCTTAAAAATTTTAGGCATTCCTATCGTGACCTGGTACGCCCATCCCAGTTTAACCAATAATCTGAAACTAGCGCATCATTTTTCAACTCGCATGGTGACCAGTATTCCCACTGCTTATCCCTATCGCTCTGATAAATTAGTTGTCGTTGGTCAGGGAATTGATACGGATTTATTTGCACCATTAAATAATGGTTTTATAGATAATACGACTGCTCATGATCTTAGTGATCAATGCTCCTTAATCTTAGCAGTTGGTCGTCTTTCACCAGTGAAGGATTATGGTACATTGATTAGCGCAGTTGGGCATTTAATTTCCCAGACTTCTCAACCCATTAAATTACTCATTGTGGGGAATCCAACGAATGCTCAGGATGAAATTTATGTACAGTCCCTTTACACGCAAGTCCAGCAATTAAACTTAGCATCTGTAGTCACATTTCAACCAGCGGTTTCGATGTATGAATTACCAGAGATTTATCGCTGTTGTACGGTTTATGTAAATCTCACCCCAACGGGTTTTGGGGATAAGGTAGCCTTAGAAGCAATGGCTTGTGGCAAGGTCTGTTTGGCGGCAAATACCGGCTTTCGAGAAACCTTGGGCATCTATGCGGAGCAATTATTATTCACCCACGCCAACCCGCAGGATTTAGCACAGAAATTAACAGCGATTCTTTCCCTAGGGGATAAACAACGGCAAATTATGGGTGACTATCTCCGGCAACAAATTATTAAATATCATAGTTTAGACCGGCTCATTCAGAATTTACTCCAATTATTTCAGCAATTGACCCATGCTTAA
- a CDS encoding glycosyltransferase has protein sequence MLKVALICPFDLARLSGTPVRANITAQVLNNHCELLVCATGGRDAYVKVIPEVWQPRPHRRPRFRLDRFTAQVLHALQTFQPDVIHLVTPTGILSALLYQMGHPQVKMITEIHGLTCYEMTRGSWLSRNLFHFLDFLSLRFAHHIIAMSYSQKKLIMQLFGQNLEKKISVLWGPVDLNVIQPMPWPSGETLTLGYLGNGNFWQGIDLILQAVATLKNHPNIHFILGGIQPDLYKIQLPDPLPDNLTVIPKVPVGEENHFFSQCQALISSRIGGAVTESQYPYKLSYYLAAGRPIIASDVSDQRLIIEQAQCGLIFDPTRPETLVASIIKLANFSQAERQSLGQNGRRFAESHLSLEKLGTTLLEIYQK, from the coding sequence ATGCTTAAAGTCGCTCTAATTTGTCCCTTTGATTTAGCACGATTATCAGGAACACCGGTGCGGGCAAATATAACGGCTCAAGTGCTGAATAATCACTGTGAATTACTGGTCTGTGCTACGGGGGGCAGAGATGCTTATGTCAAAGTGATTCCTGAAGTTTGGCAACCCCGTCCCCACCGGCGACCTCGGTTTCGTTTAGACCGTTTTACTGCACAGGTTTTACACGCCCTCCAGACATTTCAACCGGATGTGATTCACTTAGTTACTCCCACCGGGATTCTCAGTGCCCTACTTTATCAAATGGGACATCCCCAGGTAAAAATGATTACGGAAATTCATGGCTTGACTTGTTACGAAATGACCCGTGGGAGTTGGTTGTCTCGGAATCTATTTCATTTTTTAGACTTTTTAAGTTTACGTTTTGCCCATCATATTATTGCGATGAGTTACAGTCAAAAAAAATTAATCATGCAATTGTTTGGGCAGAATTTGGAGAAAAAAATTTCGGTTCTTTGGGGGCCGGTGGACTTAAATGTAATTCAACCCATGCCCTGGCCTAGTGGTGAAACCCTGACCCTTGGTTACCTGGGAAATGGGAATTTTTGGCAGGGAATTGATTTGATTCTCCAGGCGGTTGCAACGTTAAAAAATCACCCAAACATCCACTTTATTTTAGGGGGAATTCAACCCGATCTCTATAAAATTCAACTACCTGACCCTTTGCCTGACAATCTCACGGTAATTCCTAAGGTGCCTGTTGGTGAAGAAAATCATTTTTTTAGCCAATGTCAGGCTTTGATTTCCAGTCGTATTGGGGGAGCCGTCACCGAGAGCCAATACCCCTATAAACTCTCCTATTATTTGGCCGCTGGACGACCGATTATTGCTTCTGATGTAAGTGACCAAAGGTTGATTATTGAACAGGCACAGTGCGGTTTGATTTTTGACCCCACCCGACCGGAAACTTTAGTAGCAAGCATCATAAAGTTAGCCAATTTCAGCCAAGCGGAACGACAAAGCCTGGGACAGAATGGCCGTCGGTTTGCAGAAAGCCATTTGAGTTTAGAAAAATTGGGGACAACGCTGTTAGAAATTTATCAAAAATAA
- the ftsH3 gene encoding ATP-dependent zinc metalloprotease FtsH3, with protein MNKRWRNVGLYVLLAIVVVALGTAFFDRRPQVEVWRYSQFVDAVQAGQVAKVSITSDRTQAEVVRQNGERVMVNLPNDPDLINILTDKNVDISVIPRREEGFWFRAVSSLFLPVLLLVGLFFLLRRAQAGPGSQAMNFGKSRARVHMEPQTQVTFADVAGIDQAKLELAEVVDFLKNADRFTAVGAKIPKGVLLVGPPGTGKTLLARAVAGEAGVPFFSISGSEFVEMFVGVGASRVRDLFEQAKQNAPCIVFIDEIDAVGRQRGAGLGGGNDEREQTLNQLLTEMDGFEGNTGIIIIAATNRPDVLDAALLRPGRFDRQVVVDRPDYKGRLEILQVHARGKVLAPDVDLEKIARRTPGFTGADLSNLLNEAAILAARRSLNEISMDEINDAIDRVLAGPEKKDRMMSERRKTLVAYHEAGHALVGALMPDYDPVQKISIIPRGRAGGLTWFTPNEDRMDSGLYSRSYLQSQMAVALGGRVAEEIVFGEEEVTTGAANDLQQVARVARQMVMRFGMSDRVGQVSLGRSQGGMFLGREIAMERDFSEETAALIDEEVRLLVDAAYKQAKQVLTSNRALLDKLAQMLVEKETVDAEELQNLLDSHEVVMAPMI; from the coding sequence GTGAATAAGAGGTGGCGCAACGTAGGGCTGTATGTGTTGCTGGCGATTGTGGTGGTGGCTTTGGGCACTGCCTTTTTTGACCGTCGTCCCCAGGTGGAGGTGTGGCGTTACAGCCAATTTGTGGATGCGGTGCAGGCGGGGCAGGTGGCGAAGGTGAGCATTACCTCAGACCGGACGCAGGCGGAAGTGGTGCGCCAAAACGGGGAACGGGTGATGGTGAATCTGCCCAATGACCCGGATTTGATCAACATTCTCACGGACAAAAATGTGGATATTTCCGTGATCCCCCGGCGGGAGGAAGGGTTTTGGTTCCGGGCGGTGAGCAGTTTGTTCCTGCCGGTGTTGTTGTTGGTGGGGTTATTCTTTTTACTGCGGCGGGCGCAGGCGGGGCCGGGTTCCCAGGCGATGAATTTTGGCAAGTCCCGGGCCCGGGTCCACATGGAACCCCAAACCCAGGTGACCTTTGCGGATGTGGCGGGGATTGACCAGGCCAAGCTGGAATTGGCGGAAGTAGTGGACTTTTTGAAAAATGCCGACCGGTTTACGGCAGTCGGGGCGAAAATTCCCAAAGGCGTGTTGCTAGTTGGGCCACCAGGGACGGGGAAAACCCTGTTGGCACGGGCGGTGGCGGGAGAAGCGGGCGTACCGTTTTTCAGCATTTCCGGTTCCGAATTTGTCGAGATGTTTGTCGGGGTGGGTGCCTCCCGGGTGCGGGATTTGTTTGAGCAGGCCAAGCAAAATGCCCCCTGCATTGTGTTCATTGATGAAATTGATGCGGTGGGTCGCCAGCGGGGGGCCGGTTTGGGGGGTGGCAACGACGAGCGGGAGCAAACCCTGAACCAGCTTTTGACGGAAATGGACGGCTTTGAGGGCAATACGGGGATTATCATCATTGCGGCTACCAATCGCCCGGATGTGTTGGATGCGGCCTTGTTGCGGCCGGGGCGGTTTGACCGGCAGGTGGTGGTGGACCGTCCCGACTACAAGGGGCGGTTGGAGATTTTGCAAGTCCACGCTCGGGGGAAGGTGCTGGCTCCTGATGTGGATTTGGAGAAAATTGCCCGGCGCACGCCGGGGTTTACCGGGGCGGATTTGTCCAATTTGCTCAATGAAGCGGCCATCTTAGCGGCTCGCCGTTCCCTAAATGAAATTTCCATGGACGAAATCAACGATGCCATTGACCGGGTGCTGGCGGGGCCGGAGAAGAAAGACCGGATGATGAGCGAGCGGCGCAAAACCCTGGTGGCTTACCATGAAGCGGGTCATGCCCTGGTGGGAGCCTTGATGCCGGATTACGACCCGGTGCAGAAGATCAGCATCATTCCCCGGGGGCGGGCGGGGGGACTGACCTGGTTCACCCCTAACGAGGACCGCATGGATTCGGGTTTGTACAGCCGCAGTTATCTGCAAAGCCAGATGGCGGTGGCCCTCGGCGGCCGGGTGGCGGAAGAAATCGTCTTTGGCGAGGAGGAAGTCACCACCGGGGCGGCCAACGACCTGCAACAGGTGGCACGGGTGGCACGGCAGATGGTGATGCGCTTTGGCATGAGCGACCGGGTGGGGCAGGTGTCCCTGGGGCGCAGTCAGGGCGGGATGTTCCTGGGGCGGGAAATTGCGATGGAGCGGGACTTTTCCGAGGAAACGGCGGCTCTGATTGACGAGGAGGTGCGCCTGTTGGTGGATGCGGCTTACAAACAAGCCAAGCAAGTCCTGACCAGCAACCGGGCGTTGTTGGACAAACTGGCACAAATGCTGGTGGAAAAAGAAACCGTTGATGCGGAGGAACTGCAAAATCTGCTCGACAGCCATGAGGTGGTGATGGCACCCATGATTTAA
- a CDS encoding TIGR03943 family protein produces MNGLDLLAIGAWGVLLLKYWLTGQLAVLIHPNYFPLTVGAGFLLVGLTVWQGWVRWREPGQPQAVAPGGQLLPRSWGRFLLLSTAVVGLIVTPRPFTSQVALESGELWNMTRTLPQQFRPASRPEERSLVDWVRLLNTYPEPDAYQGQKAKVQGFVVHPPESPVNRFFIARFVVTCCAADAYPVGLPVDVREGTAQTYKADTWLEIQGQMATGQVKGQRRLILKADKITPIKPPANPYLY; encoded by the coding sequence ATGAATGGACTGGACCTATTGGCGATTGGTGCCTGGGGGGTTTTGCTCCTCAAGTACTGGCTCACGGGGCAATTAGCCGTCCTGATCCATCCCAATTATTTCCCGTTGACGGTCGGGGCGGGTTTTTTGTTGGTGGGGTTGACGGTATGGCAGGGGTGGGTACGCTGGCGAGAACCGGGACAGCCCCAAGCGGTCGCACCTGGGGGGCAACTGTTACCCCGCTCCTGGGGGCGATTCCTCCTGCTCAGTACGGCGGTGGTGGGCTTGATTGTCACCCCCCGCCCCTTCACCAGCCAAGTTGCCCTGGAGAGTGGGGAATTGTGGAATATGACCCGTACCCTGCCCCAGCAATTTCGCCCGGCTAGCCGCCCGGAGGAGCGTTCCCTGGTGGACTGGGTGCGTTTACTGAATACTTACCCGGAACCGGATGCCTACCAGGGGCAAAAGGCGAAGGTGCAAGGGTTTGTGGTGCATCCCCCGGAAAGCCCGGTCAATCGGTTTTTTATCGCTCGGTTTGTGGTCACCTGTTGTGCCGCTGATGCCTACCCAGTGGGGCTACCGGTGGATGTGCGGGAGGGAACCGCCCAAACCTACAAGGCAGATACTTGGCTAGAAATTCAGGGGCAGATGGCAACCGGGCAGGTGAAAGGGCAACGGCGACTGATTCTCAAAGCGGATAAAATTACGCCCATCAAACCCCCAGCCAATCCCTATTTGTATTAA
- a CDS encoding permease, with amino-acid sequence MAALQQGLTLFFSLLVEAIPFLVLGVLFSSILLLWVEPEQLLKLLPRHPLGGAVAGAVLGCLLPVCECGNVPVARRLLTQGIPASVAVGFLLGAPTINPIVIWSTWVAFRDQPLMVWGRVGLTLLVAVVVGWVFSVQKDLRPFLQPAVAQVMPPPMNQPQREPMLAGVPTGNFFALSGGKALPLETTGWNASRLLSRRGRWQMVWVNALTELRELGGVLILGTAVAAAIQVFTPREVILGLGQGPVTSVVAMLVLGTVVSICSTVDAFFALSFAGSFTAGALLAFLVFGPMVDLKGVSLLLTVFRPRAVLYLFLLAGLLTFVLTLAMNLYL; translated from the coding sequence ATGGCGGCACTGCAACAGGGATTGACCTTATTTTTTAGTTTGTTGGTGGAGGCGATTCCCTTTTTGGTGTTGGGGGTGCTGTTTTCCAGCATCCTGTTGCTGTGGGTGGAACCGGAGCAATTGCTGAAACTTTTACCCCGACATCCTTTGGGGGGGGCGGTAGCGGGGGCGGTGCTGGGCTGTCTCCTGCCGGTGTGTGAGTGCGGGAATGTGCCGGTGGCGCGGCGGTTGTTGACTCAGGGGATACCCGCTTCGGTAGCGGTGGGGTTTTTGCTGGGGGCACCGACGATTAACCCGATTGTGATTTGGTCCACCTGGGTGGCGTTTCGGGACCAGCCGCTGATGGTGTGGGGGCGGGTGGGGTTGACCCTGCTGGTGGCGGTGGTGGTGGGGTGGGTGTTTTCAGTGCAAAAGGATTTGCGACCGTTTCTACAACCGGCAGTGGCGCAGGTGATGCCCCCCCCCATGAATCAACCTCAGCGGGAACCGATGCTGGCGGGGGTGCCGACGGGGAATTTTTTTGCCCTGTCCGGGGGAAAAGCCCTGCCTTTGGAAACGACGGGGTGGAATGCGTCCCGGTTGCTGTCCCGGCGGGGACGGTGGCAGATGGTGTGGGTGAATGCCCTGACGGAATTGCGGGAACTGGGGGGGGTGTTGATCCTGGGGACGGCGGTGGCGGCGGCGATTCAGGTGTTCACGCCCCGGGAGGTGATTTTGGGGTTGGGGCAGGGACCGGTAACGTCGGTGGTGGCGATGCTGGTGTTGGGCACGGTGGTGTCTATTTGTTCGACGGTGGATGCGTTTTTTGCCCTGTCCTTTGCGGGGAGTTTTACGGCGGGGGCATTGTTGGCGTTTTTGGTGTTTGGACCGATGGTGGATTTGAAGGGGGTGAGTTTGTTATTAACGGTGTTTCGCCCTAGAGCCGTGTTGTATCTGTTTTTATTGGCAGGGTTATTGACCTTTGTTTTGACTTTAGCCATGAATTTATATCTATGA